From a region of the Mytilus galloprovincialis chromosome 3, xbMytGall1.hap1.1, whole genome shotgun sequence genome:
- the LOC143066523 gene encoding uncharacterized protein LOC143066523 translates to MYQMDPPNEKISFEKLNVGAFGNSSYNQEYHSPPEFCGKQSDSNGYLQPINENGKRISSNHDYLIVHGSIKSNLPPDKEPDEPQSWLHSMKKEKRGDHCENEKEFRDLDNSPYSVIADSNIKQQEVKHFPQIKYVEGPLNSSENEIEKALKGSRCSPCKIVALVMITFIIMTGLGVGAYFLILRNISKDEESASSFLPSVSNKTNSSTTSSVTFETTIRSTEPSTYTTSNSAALLTTPTHYQEISSESSLFQATSSTIQPHCSPTGNSILRLHPDQIADLAIYRDWLLHSCEADIGYPAGILSIEIMKAGDLEFRKLEVTIESLEDNITSCEIHRKIEFGIVFTSDMEKAIIRCKILNKYFPDTSAFYSNNETVSLIPGDACKDNTVYKSIRVHPTNCHYYVECQHKEPYGHACHHNLCFGIYSVDTCNYCNLVTCPKTNISCSTSTTNQKKTVNMTVHADQIVGLTSPRTSNLHTCTGYIGNRTGDIKVEIQLEGNDDYQTISPSYIIETDTTENCEIIRVLKFWIGFTVAMYNATIRCKATNGLKPDDLPMYSNHEMLSMVPSDFCNQNFNGTNRYNHPTNCNRFVTCEEKVTYVHACPNPLCFSLENDQCDWCVNVQTCT, encoded by the exons atgTATCAAATGGATCCCCCAAATGAAAAGATAAGTTTTGAAAAACTTAATGTTGGTGCATTCGGAAACAGTTCATACAATCAAGAGTACCATTCTCCTCCAGAATTTTGTGGGAAACAGTCAGATTCAAATGGATACTTGCAACCGATAAACGAAAACGGAAAAAGAATATCTTCTAACCATGATTACTTGATAGTTCATGGATCCATAAAAAGTAATCTGCCACCTGATAAAGAGCCAGACGAACCTCAAAGCTGGCTACACTCCATGAAAAAAGAGAAAAGGGGAGATCATTGTGAAAACGAAAAGGAGTTTAGAGATCTTGATAATTCTCCATATTCAGTTATAGCAGATTCCAATATAAAGCAGCAAGAAGTTAAACATTTTCCTCAAATAAAGTAT GTAGAAGGACCACTAAACAGTTCGGAGAATGAAATAGAAAAGGCACTGAAGGGTTCACGTTGCTCACCTTGCAAAATTGTTGCACTTGTTATGATTACATTTATTATCATGACTGGCCTTGGCGTTGGAGCTTATTTTTTAATTCTGAGAAATATCAGCAAAG ACGAGGAATCTGCTTCTTCTTTCTTGCCATCagtatcaaacaaaacaaattcgTCAACGACTTCATCTGTTACTTTTGAAACAACAATACGCAGTACGGAACCGTCAACATATACCACTTCGAATTCGGCTGCTTTGCTCACGACACCAACACACTATCAGGAAATATCATCAG AGAGCAGCTTATTTCAAGCAACAAGTTCCACTATACAACCTCACT GTTCGCCTACTGGAAATTCAATTTTACGACTACATCCTGACCAAATAGCTGATCTAGCAATTTACAGAGATTGGTTATTGCATAGTTGCGAAGCTGACATTGGCTATCCTGCAGGCATTCTTAGCATAGAAATTATGAAGGCAGGAGATTTAGAGTTCAGAAAATTAGAAGTAACAATTGAAAGCTTAGAAGACAACATTACGTCATGCGAAATTCATAGAAAAATAGAATTTGGAATAGTATTCACCTCTGATATGGAAAAAGCTATCATTAGATGCAAAATACTTAATAAATACTTCCCAGACACATCggccttttattcaaataatgaaACTGTTTCACTTATACCAG GTGATGCATGCAAAGACAACACTGTCTACAAAAGCATCCGTGTACATCCAACAAACTGTCATTATTATGTAGAATGCCAACATAAAGAACCATATGGGCATGCATGTCATCACAATCTCTGTTTTGGAATATATTCAGTTGATACCTGCAACTATTGTAATCTCGTAACATGTCCAAAAACAA aTATTTCCTGTTCTACATCGACAACAAATCAGAAG AAAACAGTGAATATGACAGTGCATGCTGATCAGATTGTTGGTCTAACTTCTCCAAGAACTTCAAACCTCCATACTTGCACTGGTTACATTGGCAATCGAACTGGAGACATCAAGGTTGAAATACAGTTGGAAGGAAATGATGATTATCAAACGATCAGTCCAAGTTATATAATCGAAACAGATACAACAGAAAACTGTGAAATCATAAGAGTTCTCAAGTTTTGGATCGGATTCACCGTGGCTATGTACAATGCAACTATTAGATGTAAAGCAACAAATGGCCTTAAACCTGACGATTTACCAATGTATTCTAACCATGAAATGCTTTCTATGGTGCCTA GTGACTTTTGTAACCAGAACTTCAACGGAACTAACAGATATAATCACCCAACCAACTGTAACAGATTTGTAACTTGTGAAGAGAAAGTAACCTACGTGCATGCATGCCCAAATCCTCTCTGCTTTAGTTTAGAAAATGATCAGTGTGACTGGTGCGTTAATGTTCAGACATGTACATAA